In the Pseudochaenichthys georgianus chromosome 1, fPseGeo1.2, whole genome shotgun sequence genome, one interval contains:
- the pik3r5 gene encoding phosphoinositide 3-kinase regulatory subunit 5 isoform X2 has translation MQHTSCTEDRIQHLLDRCLDGLRQSPTAAHHWNVLMCSAGQSMNRWSLEELVKRDPENFIILLQQILKKTKEVQEQCQYELVAPLAIMFSSTLLQTPYCPPDKGLIEKAIEVFRCFLTWPEPYCSVCKDLLSTLQLEIKAPGISFQRLVREEQFLNSPGQSSKTMTVLLMNPCEVPADFLSVAEQLSRIQHSQEETYINLIKHAFQSALGTKYPLQSIHRALQPKNVNELGMIFSTISDVLEAAAAMKDPVKGRSHVIQGLEQLRESMRVPASNGRRSDGMLQTLPLPTAKCYMFHWEKDNFDVLNTLLEHEPDDQETNGHAEEEEEVDINDDDDDDEEEEDEEEEEEGEEEDVTGHDNGEGEEEDEHGLELPSISNMLYGHNSNHRASTISSVSTASKDSMFSTLSVASERYTPPLYSVTSGADSDYFEDSDDNLCSSPFKENVSPKPINKARLSQHLYRLFSKPNKSRLLYRAKSLGNTESKDLLVVRDKPRSNSLPQQVKLRCTEPFFQQPSQTLRHVCFRRRPILSSDEDNQNTTLRVVVFGADHVAGKVARAYNSLRRKESACPRLSRVFRLQFYFVPVKRDSAAGQGSLKSQGPVVQSPKGAALSNDPHLTATGDSTNDIANLLGMLDPWYERNTLSLMNLPANVVCQQTSKTESESYDSSYEQRLPILADLVLYYCRNASRPTLIQLYQAELTFAGGERRTEVFVHSLELGHTAGTRAIKAMGAASKRFGIDGDREAVPLKLEVVSNRVVISGRSQWRRETKVCTSVNLTKACKNPEELDAKMECLQLTMTEVLKRQSGKCKKGYNQLSTTEVKVDKVQVSGAENTTFAVCLDQDEKKILQSVTRCDISVCYKPDSSTDWRLRKAPSSAQIQPLNSTFCSLLCLPIVTFSGALP, from the exons ATGCAGCATACGTCGTGCACAGAGGACAGGATCCAGCACCTTCTGGACAGATGTCTGGACGGGCTGAGACAGAGCCCAACAGCAGCTCACCACTGGAACG TGCTGATGTGCTCTGCCGGTCAGTCAATGAACCGCTGGAGCCTGGAGGAGCTGGTGAAGAGGGACCCTGAGAACTTCATCATCCTCTTACAGCAGATCCTCAAGAAGACCAAAGAG GTTCAGGAGCAGTGTCAGTATGAGCTGGTGGCTCCACTCGCTATTATGTTTTCCTCCACGTTGCTACAG ACTCCATACTGTCCTCCAGACAAAGGGCTGATTGAGAAAGCTATTGAGGTGTTTCGCTGCTTCCTCACCTGGCCTGAGCCTTACTGCAGCGTGTGCAAAGACCTCCTCTCAACTCTACAACTGGAGATCAAGGCTCCCG GGATTTCCTTTCAGAGACTGGTGAGAGAAGAACAGTTCCTTAACTCCCCTGGCCAGAGCTCCAAGACCAT GACGGTGCTGTTGATGAACCCGTGCGAGGTGCCCGCTGACTTTCTCTCAGTGGCCGAGCAGCTCAGTCGCATACAGCACTCACAGGAAGAGACCTACATCAACCTGATCAAACACGCCTTCCAGTCCGCACTAGGCACCAAGTACCCTCTACAAAGCATCCATAGAGCCCTGCAG CCCAAAAATGTGAATGAATTGGGGATGATCTTCTCCACGATAAGTGATGTCTTAGAGGCCGCTGCGGCTATGAAGGACCCTGTGAAGGGTCGCAGTCATGTGATCCAGGGGCTCGAGCAACTGAGGGAGAGCATGAGAGTCCCAGCATCCAATGGAAGAAGGTCTGATG GAATGCTACAAACTCTACCCTTGCCTACAGCCAAGTGTTACATGTTTCACTGGGAAAAAGATAACTTTG ATGTTCTGAACACACTTCTGGAACATGAGCCCGATGACCAGGAAACGAATGGACATgctgaggaagaagaggaggtggacatcaatgatgatgatgatgatgatgaagaagaagaagatgaagaggaggaggaggagggggaggaggaggatgtgACAGGTCATGATAAcggagaaggagaagaagaggaCGAACATGGATTAGAGTTGCCTTCAATATCTAACATGCTTTATGGGCACAATTCCAACCATCGTGCCTccaccatctcctccgtgtccACCGCCTCCAAAGACTCCATGTTCTCCACCTTGTCTGTGGCCTCAGAGCGCTACACTCCGCCCCTCTACTCAGTCACTTCTGGAGCTGATAGTGACTACTTTGAAGATTCTGACGACAACCTCTGCTCCTCTCCTTTCAAGGAAAATGTTTCGCCAAAGCCAATAAACAAAGCTCGGCTCAGCCAGCACTTGTACCGGCTCTTCAGCAAACCCAATAAGTCACGGTTACTATATCGGGCCAAAAGCTTAGGAAACACAGAATCCAAAGACCTTTTAGTTGTGCGAGACAAACCCCGCTCCAACTCTCTGCCGCAACAAGTTAAGTTACGTTGTACTGAACCCTTTTTCCAGCAACCAAGTCAAACTCTCAGACATGTGTGCTTCAGAAGGAGGCCCATTCTCAGCAGTGACGAGGACAATCAGAATACCACGCTGAGGGTGGTGGTGTTTGGTGCTGATCACGTAGCAGGGAAGGTGGCCAGAGCCTACAATAGCCTGAGGAGGAAGGAGAGTGCGTGTCCGCGTCTCAGCAGGGTGTTCAGGCTTCAGTTCTACTTTGTGCCGGTGAAGAGGGACTCTGCAGCAGGGCAGGGGAGTTTGAAGTCTCAGGGTCCTGTGGTTCAAAGTCCCAAAGGAGCAGCCCTGTCTAAT GATCCCCACCTCACGGCCACAGGGGACAGCACTAATGACATTGCCAACCTCCTTGGTATGTTGGACCCTTGGTACGAAAGAAACACCCTAAGCCTGATGAACTTGCCTGCCAACGTCGTCTGCCAG CAAACCTCAAAGACGGAGTCAGAGTCATATGATAGTTCATACGAGCAGCGTTTGCCCATCCTGGCCGATCTGGTCCTGTACTACTGCCGCAACGCTTCCCGGCCAACCCTCATCCAGCTCTATCAGGCCGAG CTGACATTTGCTGGTGGAGAGAGGAGGACTGAGGTGTTCGTCCACTCCCTAGAGTTGGGTCACACTGCAGGAACACGAGCAATAAAGGCCATGG GCGCTGCCAGTAAACGGTTTGGTATTGACGGTGACAGAGAAGCAGTGCCACTGAAGTTGGAGGTGGTATCCAACAGG GTGGTGATCAGTGGGAGAAGCCAGTGGAGAAGAGAAACCAAAGTCTGTACGTCAGTAAATTTAACCAAAGCATGCAAGAATCCCGAGGAACTAG ACGCAAAGATGGAGTGCCTACAGCTCACGATGACTGAGGTCCTGAAGAGGCAGAGCGGTAAATGCAAGAAGGGCTACAACCAG CTGAGCACAACAGAGGTGAAGGTGGACAAGGTGCAGGTCAGCGGTGCTGAAAACACAACCTTTGCTGTATGTCTGGACCAGGacgagaaaaaaatactgcagaGTGTTACAAG
- the pik3r5 gene encoding phosphoinositide 3-kinase regulatory subunit 5 isoform X1, protein MQHTSCTEDRIQHLLDRCLDGLRQSPTAAHHWNVLMCSAGQSMNRWSLEELVKRDPENFIILLQQILKKTKEVQEQCQYELVAPLAIMFSSTLLQTPYCPPDKGLIEKAIEVFRCFLTWPEPYCSVCKDLLSTLQLEIKAPGISFQRLVREEQFLNSPGQSSKTMTVLLMNPCEVPADFLSVAEQLSRIQHSQEETYINLIKHAFQSALGTKYPLQSIHRALQPKNVNELGMIFSTISDVLEAAAAMKDPVKGRSHVIQGLEQLRESMRVPASNGRRSDGMLQTLPLPTAKCYMFHWEKDNFDVLNTLLEHEPDDQETNGHAEEEEEVDINDDDDDDEEEEDEEEEEEGEEEDVTGHDNGEGEEEDEHGLELPSISNMLYGHNSNHRASTISSVSTASKDSMFSTLSVASERYTPPLYSVTSGADSDYFEDSDDNLCSSPFKENVSPKPINKARLSQHLYRLFSKPNKSRLLYRAKSLGNTESKDLLVVRDKPRSNSLPQQVKLRCTEPFFQQPSQTLRHVCFRRRPILSSDEDNQNTTLRVVVFGADHVAGKVARAYNSLRRKESACPRLSRVFRLQFYFVPVKRDSAAGQGSLKSQGPVVQSPKGAALSNDPHLTATGDSTNDIANLLGMLDPWYERNTLSLMNLPANVVCQQTSKTESESYDSSYEQRLPILADLVLYYCRNASRPTLIQLYQAELTFAGGERRTEVFVHSLELGHTAGTRAIKAMGAASKRFGIDGDREAVPLKLEVVSNRVVISGRSQWRRETKVCTSVNLTKACKNPEELDAKMECLQLTMTEVLKRQSGKCKKGYNQQLSTTEVKVDKVQVSGAENTTFAVCLDQDEKKILQSVTRCDISVCYKPDSSTDWRLRKAPSSAQIQPLNSTFCSLLCLPIVTFSGALP, encoded by the exons ATGCAGCATACGTCGTGCACAGAGGACAGGATCCAGCACCTTCTGGACAGATGTCTGGACGGGCTGAGACAGAGCCCAACAGCAGCTCACCACTGGAACG TGCTGATGTGCTCTGCCGGTCAGTCAATGAACCGCTGGAGCCTGGAGGAGCTGGTGAAGAGGGACCCTGAGAACTTCATCATCCTCTTACAGCAGATCCTCAAGAAGACCAAAGAG GTTCAGGAGCAGTGTCAGTATGAGCTGGTGGCTCCACTCGCTATTATGTTTTCCTCCACGTTGCTACAG ACTCCATACTGTCCTCCAGACAAAGGGCTGATTGAGAAAGCTATTGAGGTGTTTCGCTGCTTCCTCACCTGGCCTGAGCCTTACTGCAGCGTGTGCAAAGACCTCCTCTCAACTCTACAACTGGAGATCAAGGCTCCCG GGATTTCCTTTCAGAGACTGGTGAGAGAAGAACAGTTCCTTAACTCCCCTGGCCAGAGCTCCAAGACCAT GACGGTGCTGTTGATGAACCCGTGCGAGGTGCCCGCTGACTTTCTCTCAGTGGCCGAGCAGCTCAGTCGCATACAGCACTCACAGGAAGAGACCTACATCAACCTGATCAAACACGCCTTCCAGTCCGCACTAGGCACCAAGTACCCTCTACAAAGCATCCATAGAGCCCTGCAG CCCAAAAATGTGAATGAATTGGGGATGATCTTCTCCACGATAAGTGATGTCTTAGAGGCCGCTGCGGCTATGAAGGACCCTGTGAAGGGTCGCAGTCATGTGATCCAGGGGCTCGAGCAACTGAGGGAGAGCATGAGAGTCCCAGCATCCAATGGAAGAAGGTCTGATG GAATGCTACAAACTCTACCCTTGCCTACAGCCAAGTGTTACATGTTTCACTGGGAAAAAGATAACTTTG ATGTTCTGAACACACTTCTGGAACATGAGCCCGATGACCAGGAAACGAATGGACATgctgaggaagaagaggaggtggacatcaatgatgatgatgatgatgatgaagaagaagaagatgaagaggaggaggaggagggggaggaggaggatgtgACAGGTCATGATAAcggagaaggagaagaagaggaCGAACATGGATTAGAGTTGCCTTCAATATCTAACATGCTTTATGGGCACAATTCCAACCATCGTGCCTccaccatctcctccgtgtccACCGCCTCCAAAGACTCCATGTTCTCCACCTTGTCTGTGGCCTCAGAGCGCTACACTCCGCCCCTCTACTCAGTCACTTCTGGAGCTGATAGTGACTACTTTGAAGATTCTGACGACAACCTCTGCTCCTCTCCTTTCAAGGAAAATGTTTCGCCAAAGCCAATAAACAAAGCTCGGCTCAGCCAGCACTTGTACCGGCTCTTCAGCAAACCCAATAAGTCACGGTTACTATATCGGGCCAAAAGCTTAGGAAACACAGAATCCAAAGACCTTTTAGTTGTGCGAGACAAACCCCGCTCCAACTCTCTGCCGCAACAAGTTAAGTTACGTTGTACTGAACCCTTTTTCCAGCAACCAAGTCAAACTCTCAGACATGTGTGCTTCAGAAGGAGGCCCATTCTCAGCAGTGACGAGGACAATCAGAATACCACGCTGAGGGTGGTGGTGTTTGGTGCTGATCACGTAGCAGGGAAGGTGGCCAGAGCCTACAATAGCCTGAGGAGGAAGGAGAGTGCGTGTCCGCGTCTCAGCAGGGTGTTCAGGCTTCAGTTCTACTTTGTGCCGGTGAAGAGGGACTCTGCAGCAGGGCAGGGGAGTTTGAAGTCTCAGGGTCCTGTGGTTCAAAGTCCCAAAGGAGCAGCCCTGTCTAAT GATCCCCACCTCACGGCCACAGGGGACAGCACTAATGACATTGCCAACCTCCTTGGTATGTTGGACCCTTGGTACGAAAGAAACACCCTAAGCCTGATGAACTTGCCTGCCAACGTCGTCTGCCAG CAAACCTCAAAGACGGAGTCAGAGTCATATGATAGTTCATACGAGCAGCGTTTGCCCATCCTGGCCGATCTGGTCCTGTACTACTGCCGCAACGCTTCCCGGCCAACCCTCATCCAGCTCTATCAGGCCGAG CTGACATTTGCTGGTGGAGAGAGGAGGACTGAGGTGTTCGTCCACTCCCTAGAGTTGGGTCACACTGCAGGAACACGAGCAATAAAGGCCATGG GCGCTGCCAGTAAACGGTTTGGTATTGACGGTGACAGAGAAGCAGTGCCACTGAAGTTGGAGGTGGTATCCAACAGG GTGGTGATCAGTGGGAGAAGCCAGTGGAGAAGAGAAACCAAAGTCTGTACGTCAGTAAATTTAACCAAAGCATGCAAGAATCCCGAGGAACTAG ACGCAAAGATGGAGTGCCTACAGCTCACGATGACTGAGGTCCTGAAGAGGCAGAGCGGTAAATGCAAGAAGGGCTACAACCAG CAGCTGAGCACAACAGAGGTGAAGGTGGACAAGGTGCAGGTCAGCGGTGCTGAAAACACAACCTTTGCTGTATGTCTGGACCAGGacgagaaaaaaatactgcagaGTGTTACAAG
- the pik3r5 gene encoding phosphoinositide 3-kinase regulatory subunit 5 isoform X3: MCSAGQSMNRWSLEELVKRDPENFIILLQQILKKTKEVQEQCQYELVAPLAIMFSSTLLQTPYCPPDKGLIEKAIEVFRCFLTWPEPYCSVCKDLLSTLQLEIKAPGISFQRLVREEQFLNSPGQSSKTMTVLLMNPCEVPADFLSVAEQLSRIQHSQEETYINLIKHAFQSALGTKYPLQSIHRALQPKNVNELGMIFSTISDVLEAAAAMKDPVKGRSHVIQGLEQLRESMRVPASNGRRSDGMLQTLPLPTAKCYMFHWEKDNFDVLNTLLEHEPDDQETNGHAEEEEEVDINDDDDDDEEEEDEEEEEEGEEEDVTGHDNGEGEEEDEHGLELPSISNMLYGHNSNHRASTISSVSTASKDSMFSTLSVASERYTPPLYSVTSGADSDYFEDSDDNLCSSPFKENVSPKPINKARLSQHLYRLFSKPNKSRLLYRAKSLGNTESKDLLVVRDKPRSNSLPQQVKLRCTEPFFQQPSQTLRHVCFRRRPILSSDEDNQNTTLRVVVFGADHVAGKVARAYNSLRRKESACPRLSRVFRLQFYFVPVKRDSAAGQGSLKSQGPVVQSPKGAALSNDPHLTATGDSTNDIANLLGMLDPWYERNTLSLMNLPANVVCQQTSKTESESYDSSYEQRLPILADLVLYYCRNASRPTLIQLYQAELTFAGGERRTEVFVHSLELGHTAGTRAIKAMGAASKRFGIDGDREAVPLKLEVVSNRVVISGRSQWRRETKVCTSVNLTKACKNPEELDAKMECLQLTMTEVLKRQSGKCKKGYNQQLSTTEVKVDKVQVSGAENTTFAVCLDQDEKKILQSVTRCDISVCYKPDSSTDWRLRKAPSSAQIQPLNSTFCSLLCLPIVTFSGALP; encoded by the exons ATGTGCTCTGCCGGTCAGTCAATGAACCGCTGGAGCCTGGAGGAGCTGGTGAAGAGGGACCCTGAGAACTTCATCATCCTCTTACAGCAGATCCTCAAGAAGACCAAAGAG GTTCAGGAGCAGTGTCAGTATGAGCTGGTGGCTCCACTCGCTATTATGTTTTCCTCCACGTTGCTACAG ACTCCATACTGTCCTCCAGACAAAGGGCTGATTGAGAAAGCTATTGAGGTGTTTCGCTGCTTCCTCACCTGGCCTGAGCCTTACTGCAGCGTGTGCAAAGACCTCCTCTCAACTCTACAACTGGAGATCAAGGCTCCCG GGATTTCCTTTCAGAGACTGGTGAGAGAAGAACAGTTCCTTAACTCCCCTGGCCAGAGCTCCAAGACCAT GACGGTGCTGTTGATGAACCCGTGCGAGGTGCCCGCTGACTTTCTCTCAGTGGCCGAGCAGCTCAGTCGCATACAGCACTCACAGGAAGAGACCTACATCAACCTGATCAAACACGCCTTCCAGTCCGCACTAGGCACCAAGTACCCTCTACAAAGCATCCATAGAGCCCTGCAG CCCAAAAATGTGAATGAATTGGGGATGATCTTCTCCACGATAAGTGATGTCTTAGAGGCCGCTGCGGCTATGAAGGACCCTGTGAAGGGTCGCAGTCATGTGATCCAGGGGCTCGAGCAACTGAGGGAGAGCATGAGAGTCCCAGCATCCAATGGAAGAAGGTCTGATG GAATGCTACAAACTCTACCCTTGCCTACAGCCAAGTGTTACATGTTTCACTGGGAAAAAGATAACTTTG ATGTTCTGAACACACTTCTGGAACATGAGCCCGATGACCAGGAAACGAATGGACATgctgaggaagaagaggaggtggacatcaatgatgatgatgatgatgatgaagaagaagaagatgaagaggaggaggaggagggggaggaggaggatgtgACAGGTCATGATAAcggagaaggagaagaagaggaCGAACATGGATTAGAGTTGCCTTCAATATCTAACATGCTTTATGGGCACAATTCCAACCATCGTGCCTccaccatctcctccgtgtccACCGCCTCCAAAGACTCCATGTTCTCCACCTTGTCTGTGGCCTCAGAGCGCTACACTCCGCCCCTCTACTCAGTCACTTCTGGAGCTGATAGTGACTACTTTGAAGATTCTGACGACAACCTCTGCTCCTCTCCTTTCAAGGAAAATGTTTCGCCAAAGCCAATAAACAAAGCTCGGCTCAGCCAGCACTTGTACCGGCTCTTCAGCAAACCCAATAAGTCACGGTTACTATATCGGGCCAAAAGCTTAGGAAACACAGAATCCAAAGACCTTTTAGTTGTGCGAGACAAACCCCGCTCCAACTCTCTGCCGCAACAAGTTAAGTTACGTTGTACTGAACCCTTTTTCCAGCAACCAAGTCAAACTCTCAGACATGTGTGCTTCAGAAGGAGGCCCATTCTCAGCAGTGACGAGGACAATCAGAATACCACGCTGAGGGTGGTGGTGTTTGGTGCTGATCACGTAGCAGGGAAGGTGGCCAGAGCCTACAATAGCCTGAGGAGGAAGGAGAGTGCGTGTCCGCGTCTCAGCAGGGTGTTCAGGCTTCAGTTCTACTTTGTGCCGGTGAAGAGGGACTCTGCAGCAGGGCAGGGGAGTTTGAAGTCTCAGGGTCCTGTGGTTCAAAGTCCCAAAGGAGCAGCCCTGTCTAAT GATCCCCACCTCACGGCCACAGGGGACAGCACTAATGACATTGCCAACCTCCTTGGTATGTTGGACCCTTGGTACGAAAGAAACACCCTAAGCCTGATGAACTTGCCTGCCAACGTCGTCTGCCAG CAAACCTCAAAGACGGAGTCAGAGTCATATGATAGTTCATACGAGCAGCGTTTGCCCATCCTGGCCGATCTGGTCCTGTACTACTGCCGCAACGCTTCCCGGCCAACCCTCATCCAGCTCTATCAGGCCGAG CTGACATTTGCTGGTGGAGAGAGGAGGACTGAGGTGTTCGTCCACTCCCTAGAGTTGGGTCACACTGCAGGAACACGAGCAATAAAGGCCATGG GCGCTGCCAGTAAACGGTTTGGTATTGACGGTGACAGAGAAGCAGTGCCACTGAAGTTGGAGGTGGTATCCAACAGG GTGGTGATCAGTGGGAGAAGCCAGTGGAGAAGAGAAACCAAAGTCTGTACGTCAGTAAATTTAACCAAAGCATGCAAGAATCCCGAGGAACTAG ACGCAAAGATGGAGTGCCTACAGCTCACGATGACTGAGGTCCTGAAGAGGCAGAGCGGTAAATGCAAGAAGGGCTACAACCAG CAGCTGAGCACAACAGAGGTGAAGGTGGACAAGGTGCAGGTCAGCGGTGCTGAAAACACAACCTTTGCTGTATGTCTGGACCAGGacgagaaaaaaatactgcagaGTGTTACAAG